The Maridesulfovibrio ferrireducens genome window below encodes:
- a CDS encoding MBOAT family protein — MHFAGKLFLVCASFIFYAWWKTEYLFLLSGTIIWNFMMAEALHRWRSKSILSLAVCGNISVLGYFKYKNFFFDNIAGLTGMPSITEKVIIPLGVSFYTFQQISFLVDTYRGKADRCNLLDYTLFVSFFPQLVAGPISYQHEITPQFNASDAGNLNYNNIGQGFFLFSIGLFKKIVIADSLAPYVEKGFDNALALPFWDSWATSLAYTCQLYFDFSGYTDMALGLGLLFNIKLPNNFNSPYKSTNIQEFWRKWHITLGRFVRDYIYIPLGGSRKGSYRTLANLFSSFLLIGLWHGAGWNFVLWGGLHGGAIVIHRIWQNTGGKLPIYAGWILTFLYVNACWVLFRATTTYDAIKIFKGMMGMVNVGFSTALTLTDDFILLGACMGLIAFTALFKNSVEISHEMKFSFKESALTLTFFVISFIKLYSYQTFLYFDF; from the coding sequence TTGCACTTTGCAGGCAAGCTCTTTCTGGTGTGCGCATCCTTTATTTTCTACGCATGGTGGAAAACAGAATACCTTTTCCTGCTCAGTGGAACCATCATATGGAATTTTATGATGGCTGAAGCCTTGCACCGCTGGCGTAGTAAATCCATACTTTCACTCGCTGTTTGTGGAAACATTTCTGTACTTGGATACTTTAAATACAAAAATTTCTTTTTTGATAACATCGCCGGACTGACAGGAATGCCATCAATAACTGAAAAAGTTATTATCCCACTAGGAGTCAGCTTCTATACATTTCAGCAAATATCCTTTCTGGTAGACACCTATCGCGGCAAAGCTGATAGATGCAACTTGCTAGATTATACCCTTTTTGTTTCCTTCTTCCCTCAACTTGTCGCCGGACCGATCAGCTATCAACACGAAATTACACCTCAATTTAACGCCTCTGATGCCGGGAATTTAAATTATAACAATATAGGGCAAGGCTTTTTTCTCTTCAGCATAGGATTATTCAAAAAGATAGTTATTGCTGACTCTTTAGCTCCATATGTAGAAAAAGGCTTTGATAATGCCTTAGCATTACCATTCTGGGATTCATGGGCAACAAGTCTTGCATATACCTGTCAACTTTATTTTGATTTCAGTGGCTACACAGACATGGCTCTCGGACTGGGATTGCTTTTCAACATAAAACTTCCTAACAATTTTAATTCGCCCTACAAATCAACTAATATACAAGAATTCTGGAGAAAATGGCATATAACTCTTGGTAGATTTGTACGTGACTATATCTATATTCCCTTAGGAGGAAGCCGCAAGGGAAGCTATAGAACGCTGGCAAACCTTTTTTCATCATTCCTTTTGATCGGACTTTGGCATGGAGCAGGTTGGAACTTTGTACTATGGGGCGGCTTGCATGGCGGTGCTATTGTGATTCACAGAATCTGGCAAAATACAGGTGGAAAACTCCCAATTTATGCCGGGTGGATTCTCACCTTCCTGTATGTCAACGCATGTTGGGTACTGTTTAGAGCCACAACTACTTATGATGCAATAAAAATATTCAAAGGAATGATGGGCATGGTCAATGTTGGCTTTTCTACAGCCCTTACCCTTACAGATGATTTTATACTGCTTGGAGCATGTATGGGACTTATCGCCTTCACAGCTCTATTCAAGAACTCTGTTGAAATCTCCCACGAAATGAAATTTTCTTTCAAAGAATCAGCATTAACGTTAACCTTCTTTGTGATTTCCTTCATAAAACTATACTCTTACCAAACCTTTCTCTACTTCGATTTTTAA
- a CDS encoding winged helix-turn-helix domain-containing protein, producing MLKQLFTSKTRIKLLLKLFLNPGVSSYLRELAAEFDVSPNAMKEELDGLSDAGYLNKKKEGRYIFYNANSSHPFFPEISSIVRKYIGIDQILEYILSTIGDVDSVYVLDDYAKGIDSGLIDVLIIGDDIDSDRIVDLCAKAEEAIQRKIRFMVLGTEEFTTTSNIYLKRPNWKVV from the coding sequence ATGTTAAAGCAACTATTTACATCAAAAACCAGAATCAAACTTCTGCTTAAGTTATTCCTCAATCCGGGAGTCTCCTCCTACTTGCGTGAATTAGCTGCCGAATTTGATGTTTCTCCCAACGCAATGAAGGAAGAACTGGACGGCTTAAGTGACGCAGGATACCTGAACAAGAAAAAAGAAGGGCGTTACATATTCTACAACGCCAACTCCTCTCACCCCTTCTTTCCAGAAATCAGTTCAATAGTCCGCAAATATATCGGAATCGACCAGATCCTCGAATACATACTCTCCACTATCGGAGATGTTGATTCAGTCTATGTTCTTGACGACTACGCCAAAGGCATTGACTCCGGGCTGATTGACGTCCTCATTATCGGCGACGACATCGACTCGGACAGAATTGTTGATCTTTGCGCCAAAGCGGAAGAAGCAATTCAACGTAAAATCAGATTCATGGTCCTCGGCACAGAAGAATTTACAACAACTAGTAATATTTATTTAAAACGGCCTAATTGGAAGGTTGTCTAA
- a CDS encoding DegT/DnrJ/EryC1/StrS aminotransferase family protein, which translates to MNIPFIDLKKQYSRIEKQVRSNMDAVMEHGAYIMGPEIPALEKKLAEYCGAKHGLGCASGTDALTLALMALDVKPGDAVFTTPFTFFATAEAIALLGATPVYVDIDPVTFNIDPAKLEKTIEALKGSDNGYPLPKVKGLTARGIISVGIFGLPADYDAIKAIADKHDLFIIEDGAQSFGGEYKGRKSGTFGDISCTSFFPAKPLGCYGDGGMCFTDDDKLIERLRSHRVHGQGPDKYDNICLGITGRLDTLQAAALHAKFDIFPEEVELRDKVAATYAELLKDIEGLTPPSTPEGDLSVWAQYCPLAKDSAHRDRIQAALKEKGVPSPIYYPIPLHLQTAFKELGYKAGDCPISEDTAKRIFAIPMHPYLERDAQEYIADAIKNA; encoded by the coding sequence ATGAATATTCCTTTTATCGATCTAAAAAAACAATATTCGCGTATTGAAAAACAAGTCCGTAGCAACATGGACGCCGTTATGGAACATGGCGCCTACATTATGGGTCCCGAAATTCCAGCTCTTGAAAAAAAACTCGCTGAATACTGCGGAGCAAAACACGGACTGGGGTGCGCATCAGGAACTGATGCACTGACTCTTGCGCTCATGGCTCTCGATGTAAAACCAGGCGACGCTGTGTTCACCACCCCCTTCACTTTTTTTGCAACAGCTGAAGCTATCGCTCTTCTAGGTGCAACTCCGGTATACGTAGACATTGACCCCGTAACTTTCAACATCGACCCTGCAAAGCTCGAAAAAACTATCGAAGCTCTCAAGGGAAGCGACAACGGCTATCCTCTTCCTAAGGTAAAAGGACTCACTGCCAGAGGCATTATCAGCGTAGGAATTTTCGGACTGCCTGCTGATTACGATGCAATTAAAGCAATCGCTGACAAGCATGACCTTTTCATTATTGAAGATGGAGCTCAGAGCTTCGGCGGAGAGTATAAGGGCAGAAAATCGGGTACGTTCGGTGATATTTCCTGCACATCTTTCTTTCCAGCCAAGCCTCTCGGTTGTTACGGAGACGGTGGCATGTGTTTCACTGATGATGACAAACTGATCGAACGTCTGCGCTCACACCGTGTACACGGACAGGGCCCAGACAAGTATGACAATATCTGCCTCGGCATCACCGGTAGACTGGACACTCTTCAAGCTGCCGCTCTCCATGCTAAATTTGATATTTTCCCCGAAGAAGTTGAATTGCGCGACAAAGTTGCTGCAACTTACGCTGAGCTTCTGAAAGATATCGAAGGGCTGACTCCTCCAAGCACTCCCGAAGGTGACCTTTCCGTATGGGCGCAGTATTGCCCGCTTGCAAAAGACAGCGCACACCGCGACAGGATTCAGGCTGCACTTAAAGAAAAAGGTGTTCCTTCTCCTATCTATTATCCTATTCCGCTGCACCTACAAACCGCATTCAAAGAACTCGGCTATAAAGCTGGCGATTGTCCGATAAGTGAAGACACTGCAAAACGCATTTTTGCAATCCCCATGCACCCCTACCTCGAAAGGGACGCACAGGAATACATCGCAGACGCCATTAAAAACGCTTAA
- a CDS encoding glycosyltransferase, translating into MQETLLVIITDRLSHIIAKGELIDRYYNPGGLFKHVHILMTNDDKPDIEALQRTVGDAKLTLHNLPSGMSLLAKTLWRPFLLKKWAEQGIELAKEIKPQLVRCYGNFLNGYIGARIREELNIPLFVSLHTQPDATRSRTEVGFKTQVFYHLSKALEKYTLKYADKVSCVYGSIVDYARNRGVKNPITAYNVINSGPLSRKQSYCSKSPLQILYVGRLIPAKNPENIIKGMQGKNVELTIVGSGTKEIEMKKLSSTLGLNDKIHFIPALTNDELCRTMHEYDIFAGHSQYSELPKTVLEASLCGLPILVNSRKGKAVPEYKNGWAMLVDDSPEGYSKGIDFFSNEDNRKKFGEMAAKYADSHWNPNHAESVFTEIHRTLTNS; encoded by the coding sequence GTGCAAGAAACACTGCTTGTCATAATAACAGATCGCCTTTCGCACATAATTGCGAAAGGCGAACTGATAGACCGCTACTATAATCCCGGCGGCCTGTTCAAGCACGTACATATTCTGATGACCAATGATGACAAGCCGGATATTGAAGCTTTGCAGCGAACCGTTGGAGATGCCAAACTTACGTTGCATAATCTCCCTTCAGGAATGTCATTACTCGCTAAAACTCTATGGAGACCATTTCTCCTTAAAAAATGGGCTGAACAAGGCATTGAGCTAGCAAAAGAAATCAAGCCTCAGCTTGTACGCTGTTACGGCAACTTTCTTAACGGATATATCGGCGCCCGCATCCGGGAAGAACTTAACATTCCCCTGTTTGTATCCCTACACACACAGCCGGATGCAACACGTTCAAGAACAGAGGTAGGCTTCAAAACCCAAGTATTTTATCACCTTTCAAAAGCACTTGAAAAGTATACTCTGAAATATGCAGACAAAGTAAGTTGCGTATATGGCTCAATTGTTGATTATGCGCGCAACCGTGGAGTAAAAAATCCAATTACCGCGTACAATGTTATTAATTCTGGGCCCCTTTCCCGCAAACAAAGCTATTGCTCAAAATCTCCACTACAAATTTTATATGTAGGCAGGCTTATCCCGGCCAAAAACCCTGAAAACATAATCAAGGGAATGCAGGGCAAAAATGTTGAATTGACCATAGTCGGAAGCGGAACAAAAGAAATAGAGATGAAAAAATTAAGCTCTACTCTTGGGCTTAACGATAAAATTCACTTTATTCCGGCTCTGACGAATGATGAACTTTGTCGCACAATGCATGAATATGATATTTTCGCCGGACATTCCCAATATAGCGAACTCCCTAAAACGGTACTTGAAGCCTCACTTTGCGGACTACCTATTCTGGTCAATTCACGAAAGGGGAAAGCTGTTCCCGAATATAAAAACGGCTGGGCAATGCTGGTTGACGATTCTCCCGAAGGATACAGCAAAGGAATTGATTTCTTTTCAAATGAAGACAATCGTAAAAAGTTTGGAGAGATGGCAGCAAAGTATGCTGATTCGCATTGGAACCCCAATCATGCAGAATCTGTTTTTACCGAGATTCACAGGACACTAACAAACTCATGA
- a CDS encoding glycosyltransferase: MKKSILFIAYDFPPILSPESIQVQRRAIALAQKGHNVHVLTACDNPDFEFIDPTLNREHENLTIHRVNKLPAEKALHYICGGLEITDRKLWWKFPAVKAALKIISEFKIKNLYTHSTPLVNHLAGFEVKKVIKTIHWTAHFSDPWTMNPYISYRTGLQKKINKGLESGIISKVDKITVTSEKTRDMFVNGLKADNEKIRVLPHVFDPELYSRKESDSGKKIVAHTGNIYGLRTVIPLIEAIEQVQPKNLEFHFYGRMKDDERELAQEKCPDLIKIFDPIPYLKSIQVLSDADILLVIDAPLNNSPFFPSKLADYIGAGKPVAALTPLSSTTTDIVRKIQKDLLIADSSDVTAIAALLNRLENTDGSTLKENCQEFYNMNNNYEKIREALIDE, from the coding sequence ATGAAAAAATCTATACTTTTTATAGCATATGATTTCCCGCCGATTCTGTCGCCGGAATCAATTCAGGTTCAACGCAGAGCTATTGCTTTGGCTCAGAAAGGGCACAACGTTCATGTGCTGACCGCCTGTGATAATCCTGACTTCGAATTCATTGACCCGACGCTTAACCGCGAGCACGAAAACCTGACCATCCACAGGGTTAATAAGCTGCCCGCGGAAAAAGCACTGCACTACATTTGCGGCGGACTTGAAATTACCGACCGCAAACTCTGGTGGAAATTTCCTGCCGTAAAAGCTGCGCTTAAAATTATATCAGAATTTAAAATCAAAAACCTTTACACACACTCAACTCCTCTGGTTAACCATCTGGCTGGATTTGAGGTAAAAAAGGTTATTAAGACAATCCACTGGACCGCACATTTTTCCGATCCATGGACCATGAATCCATACATATCCTACAGAACAGGACTCCAGAAAAAGATCAACAAGGGTCTTGAATCAGGCATAATTTCAAAGGTCGACAAAATCACCGTTACCTCTGAAAAAACCCGCGACATGTTTGTTAACGGGCTTAAAGCCGACAATGAAAAAATCAGAGTTCTGCCTCATGTTTTTGACCCCGAGCTCTACAGCCGAAAAGAATCTGACAGTGGCAAAAAGATAGTTGCTCATACAGGAAATATTTACGGACTGCGCACAGTAATTCCGCTTATTGAAGCGATTGAACAGGTTCAACCTAAAAACCTGGAATTTCATTTTTACGGGCGCATGAAAGATGACGAACGCGAGCTGGCTCAGGAAAAATGTCCTGATTTGATTAAAATTTTTGATCCTATTCCGTATTTGAAATCAATTCAGGTGCTTTCCGATGCTGACATATTATTGGTAATCGATGCCCCCCTGAATAATTCACCGTTTTTCCCATCTAAGCTTGCGGATTATATAGGAGCAGGAAAGCCGGTTGCGGCACTCACTCCGCTTTCATCCACAACAACCGACATTGTTAGAAAGATTCAAAAAGATTTGCTCATTGCGGACAGTTCAGATGTTACGGCAATAGCAGCGCTGCTGAATCGGCTCGAAAATACCGACGGTTCCACTCTCAAAGAGAACTGCCAAGAATTCTACAACATGAATAATAACTACGAAAAAATACGCGAGGCTTTGATAGATGAATAA